Proteins from a genomic interval of Cuculus canorus isolate bCucCan1 chromosome 17, bCucCan1.pri, whole genome shotgun sequence:
- the C17H22orf39 gene encoding UPF0545 protein C22orf39 homolog, translating to MAGGEAWRPPRPCEDYWWEWKHCRGLRHAFHHYYAHGELPACGRWRNDYEACRAWESGRAPAAREALCESERARVKEKQKYAPVWTLRKSPPPDWYLPLDQDKPN from the exons ATGGCGGGCGGCGAGGCCTGGCGG CCGCCGCGGCCGTGCGAGGACTACTGGTGGGAGTGGAAGCACTGCCGCGGGCTGCGCCACGCCTTCCACCACTACTACGCGCACGGGGAGCTGCCCGCCTGCGGCCGCTGGAGAAACGACTACGAGGCTTGCCGCGCCTGGGAGAGCGGCCGCGCCCCCGCCGCAAGG gAAGCTTTGTGTGAGAGTGAAAGAGCTCGAGTtaaggagaagcagaaatacGCTCCAGTATGGACACTCAGGAAGAGCCCACCACCAGACTGGTATCTTCCCCTCGACCAAGACAAACCCAATTAG
- the UFD1 gene encoding LOW QUALITY PROTEIN: ubiquitin recognition factor in ER-associated degradation protein 1 (The sequence of the model RefSeq protein was modified relative to this genomic sequence to represent the inferred CDS: inserted 1 base in 1 codon; deleted 1 base in 1 codon), with protein MGLVDGSLCLCFSFFADDAELLLEEGGLVQVESVNLQVATYSKFQPQSPDFLNHKSQSCIRNALRNFACLTTGDVIAINYNEKIYELRVMETKPDKXVSIIECDMNVDFDAPLGYKEPERSAQHEETTDIEADHSGYVSDMGFRAFSGSGNRLDGKKKGVEPSPSPIKPGDIRRGIPNYDFKIGRITFMRNSRPQAKKSTRMNLGAGLLPFQEKASPCAKREGNPKLWYLWSVGENKSNSCRSLDPGYCSGEEQTFCSTGALHWFWFYL; from the exons ATGGGTCTTGTTGATGGTAgtttgtgtctttgtttttcattctttgcagATGATGCAGAACTGCTGCTGGAAGAGGGAGGCCTGGTGCAAGTGGAGAGCGTTAATCTTCAAGTTGCTACTTACTCAAAATTTCAGCCACAGAGCCCAGATTTCTTGAATCACAAATCCCAAAGCTGT ATTAGAAATGCATTGAGAAACTTTGCTTGTCTCACTACTGGGGATGTTATT GCCATCAACTACAATGAAAAG ATCTATGAGCTTCGGGTAATGGAGACCAAACCGGATA CTGTATCCATCATCGAATGTGATATGAAT GTGGATTTTGATGCTCCTTTGGGGTACAAAGAACCAGAAAGAAGTGCACAACATGAAGAGACAACA GATATTGAAGCTGACCATAGTGGATATGTCAGTGACATGGGATTCCGT GCGTTCTCTGGCTCTGGGAATAGATTGGATGGCAAGAAGAAAGGTGTGGAGCCCAGTCCATCGCCAATTAAACCTGGAGACATCCGAAG AGGAATACCAAATTATGACTTCAAGATCGGTAGAATCACATTCATGAGAAACTCACGCCCACAAGCTAAAAAGTCGACGAG GATGAATCTGGGGGCCGGTTTATTGCCTTTTCAGGAGAAGGCCAGTCCCTGCgcaaaaagggaaggaaacccTAAGCTGTGGTACCTCTGGTCagttggggaaaataaaagtaacagtTGCAGATCATTGGATCCTGGTTATTGCAGTGGGGAAGAGCAAACATTTTGCAGCACAGGAGCACTTcactggttttggttttacctGTAA
- the CDC45 gene encoding cell division control protein 45 homolog — MFISDCRREFYDLITTQRVLLLVASDVDALCACKILQALFQCDHVQYTLVPVSGWQELETAFLEHKDQFKYFVLINCGANVDLLEILQPEEDTFFFVCDSHRPINVVNVYNDTQIKLLVKQDDDINVPAYDDIFRDEEDEEEDSEKESDGSEPSEKRRRFEGDVIERTMKRRQRREWEARRQEILFDYEQYEYHGTSSAMVMFDLAWIMSKDLNDMLWWAIVGLTDQWVQDKITQMKYVTDIGILQRHVSRHNHRNEDEENSLSIDCMRIAFEYDLRLALYQHWSLYESLCNTSYTSASLKLWSVQGQKRLHELLADMGLPLKQVRQKFNSMDMSLKENLLEMIEESANKFGMKDLRVQTFSIHFGFKNKFSASDIVYATASLMENIEKEEPETTNFIKALDSLSRGNLDKLHQGLELAKKQLRAIQQTVASCICTNLVISQGPFLYCSLMEGTPDVKLFSKPVSLCLLSKYLLKSFVCSTKNKRCKLLPLVMAAPMDVEQGTVIMVGIPPETESSDKKNFFGRAFEKAADSTNSRTLHNHFDMSIIELKMEDRSKFLDALISLLS; from the exons ATGTTCATCTCCGACTGCCGCCGCGAGTTTTACGACTTGATCACCACCCAG CGTGTTCTTCTTCTTGTTGCTTCAGATGTTGATGCATTGTGTGCTTGTAAAATACTGCAA GCTCTCTTTCAATGTGATCATGTGCAATATACACTCGTTCCTGTATCTGGATGGCAAGAACTTGAAACTGCCTTTCTTGAGCATAAAGATCAG ttcaaatattttgttcttattaaTTGTGGTGCCAATGTTGACCTTCTGGAGATCTTGCAGCCTGAagaagacacttttttttttgtgtgtgacaGCCACAGACCTATCAATGTAGTGAATGTTTACAATGACACACAG atTAAGCTGTTAGTTAAACAAGATGATGATATCAATGTTCCTGCTTATGATGATATCTTCAGAGATGAAGAGGACGAAGAAGAGGactcagagaaagaaagtgaTGGGTCAGAGCCTTCAGAGAAACGGAGACGTTTTGAAGGG GATGTAATAGAGAGAACAATGAAAAGACGACAAAGGCGAGAATGGGAGGCACGCAG ACAAGAAATTCTTTTTGATTATGAGCAATATGAATACCACGGGACCTCA TCTGCGATGGTGATGTTTGATCTGGCGTGGATAATGTCTAAAGACTTGAATGACATGTTGTG GTGGGCTATTGTTGGCCTAACGGATCAATGGGTCCAAGATAAAATCActca aaTGAAGTATGTGACTGATATTGGAATCCTACAGCGTCATGTGTCTCGCCATAACCATCGCAATGAAGATGAGGAAAATTCTCTGTCAATCGACTGCATGCGAATAGCGTTTGAATATGA CTTGCGTCTGGCACTTTATCAGCACTGGTCTCTGTATGAAAGTCTATGTAACACTTCATATACCTCTGCTAGCCTTAAGCTTTGGTCTGTACAAGGGCAGAAGAGGCTCCATGAGCTTTTGGCCGATATGGG TTTGCCTCTAAAGCAAGTGAGACAGAAGTTTAATTCTATGGACatgtctttgaaagaaaatcttctgGAAATGATTGAAGAATCTGCAAACAAGTTTGG AATGAAGGATTTAAGGGTTCAGACCTTCAGCATTCACTTCGGCTTTAAGAACAAATTCTCAGCAAGTGACATAGTTTATGCAACAGCTTCACTCATGGAGAATATAGAGAAAGAGGAGCCTGAAACAactaatttcattaaagctttgGACAGTCTCTCCAG gGGTAACCTGGACAAACTGCATCAAGGACTGGAGCTAGCCAAAAAGCAGCTTCGTGCCATTCAGCAGACAGTAGCCAGCTGTATTTGCACCAACCTTGTTATTTCTCAGGGGCCTTTTCTCTATTGCTCTCTCATGGAG GGCACACCAGACGTGAAACTGTTCTCAAAACCGGTGTCTCTGTGCCTGCTTAGCAAATACTTGCTCAAATCGTTTGTTTGCTCT ACCAAAAACAAGCGCTGTAAATTGCTGCCACTGGTAATGGCTGCACCAATGGATGTTGAACAGGGAACTGTGATCATGGTGGGGATTCCTCCAGAGACAGAAAGCTCTGACAAAAAGAA CTTTTTTGGAAGAGCATTTGAGAAAGCTGCCGACAGTACCAACTCCAGGACTCTACACAACCACTTTGACATGTCAA taATTGAATTGAAAATGGAAGACCGGAGCAAATTTCTGGATGCACTCATTTCTCTCTTGTCCTGA